One window from the genome of Gimesia aquarii encodes:
- a CDS encoding carbonic anhydrase family protein, which produces MSESKKHVQSKFWKQQSPINLAKSDSVHVKYPKSFLKFDYQDAPFTGHIEGEHGHENFVLDKVHSGKNLPLLKLGDVKAELVKIHLHTKSEHNLEGKDLDGEIHLIHEIVNPTAGSDLLVVGVFFKESKSPIKSNFFSKWATRTSKGPSTKAKEKDVQIDPRKLLPKTNEWYRYEGSLTSEPYSEIVSWLVFVDSIGVGTEDFKKLKKNAHQPERPVQPINRRFVIRNFQ; this is translated from the coding sequence ATGTCCGAATCAAAAAAACATGTTCAATCTAAATTCTGGAAACAGCAATCACCGATCAATTTGGCAAAGAGTGATTCAGTCCATGTGAAGTATCCAAAGTCGTTTCTAAAGTTTGACTATCAAGATGCACCATTCACTGGTCACATCGAAGGAGAACATGGGCATGAAAATTTCGTTCTTGATAAAGTTCATTCGGGAAAGAATCTACCACTACTGAAACTGGGTGATGTGAAAGCAGAACTTGTAAAGATTCATTTGCATACGAAGTCAGAACACAATTTGGAAGGCAAGGATCTCGATGGTGAGATTCATTTGATTCACGAAATCGTTAATCCGACAGCCGGTTCTGATTTGCTGGTAGTTGGAGTGTTCTTCAAAGAAAGTAAATCTCCTATCAAATCAAATTTCTTTAGCAAGTGGGCCACTCGGACTAGCAAGGGCCCCTCTACCAAAGCTAAAGAAAAAGATGTTCAGATCGACCCTCGCAAGCTATTGCCCAAGACGAATGAGTGGTATCGTTACGAAGGTTCATTGACCTCAGAACCTTACAGCGAGATCGTCAGTTGGTTGGTTTTCGTCGATTCAATTGGTGTTGGAACTGAAGACTTCAAAAAGTTAAAAAAGAATGCTCATCAACCAGAGCGCCCAGTACAGCCGATCAATCGAAGATTCGTGATTCGCAATTTCCAGTAA
- a CDS encoding DUF4304 domain-containing protein: MSQVPAHKIVDEIVKRGLHPLLKAAGYKKRGRTFYHESDDVIQVVNVQSSQGNTAELSKFTINLGVFFPLVREISQEPPLNGLPKEYHCTLRQRIGFLMPQHDDYWWVATPLSDIDHLASEVAEAWDSYGEGWILRISNLNAARDEAERTGNTIMASMISVALLDKVRAKELFDVAYEKSSPHAHKYLESWAIHHNLLQ; this comes from the coding sequence ATGTCGCAAGTTCCTGCACACAAAATTGTTGATGAAATTGTGAAACGTGGTCTTCATCCACTCTTGAAGGCTGCTGGCTACAAGAAGAGAGGGCGAACTTTTTATCACGAATCTGATGATGTGATTCAAGTGGTGAATGTTCAATCAAGCCAAGGGAACACGGCTGAGTTGTCGAAGTTCACAATCAACCTCGGAGTGTTTTTTCCATTGGTTCGGGAAATCTCACAAGAACCGCCGCTTAATGGTTTGCCTAAAGAGTATCATTGCACGCTTCGGCAACGTATCGGCTTTTTAATGCCACAACACGATGATTACTGGTGGGTAGCAACTCCATTGTCAGACATCGACCACTTAGCCAGTGAAGTTGCTGAAGCTTGGGATTCATACGGTGAAGGATGGATTCTCCGTATCAGTAATTTGAACGCTGCCCGTGATGAAGCAGAACGAACGGGAAATACAATTATGGCGTCGATGATCTCAGTCGCATTGTTGGACAAAGTTCGGGCTAAAGAATTGTTCGATGTGGCTTATGAGAAAAGCTCCCCTCATGCTCACAAGTATCTTGAGTCTTGGGCAATCCATCACAACTTACTGCAATAA
- a CDS encoding ArdC family protein, with product MPSQTELRQQITNDIIKSLQQGIAPWKQPWSADPCCGRPTNAVTKKPYNGINVLLLGMHNRDHMSHGKFFATYKQWQSIGGQVMARPSGVPKDKWGAKVVLYKPISKTKTNRKGEEVEDNYCVMRQFTVFNIDQVEGDHLDHLRVGFSDNTDPEVSFREADELIANTGAGIMHGGNKAFYDPAIDEIQMPHKHQFDRAAYYETLFHEMAHWAEHPDRLDWDRSKEGNTYAMGELIGELSCCFVCSELGIPLTEGLENHAAYISNWLKALKNDPSFIFKASTQASKVTDYLLSFHQSPVESQLLPA from the coding sequence ATGCCAAGCCAAACAGAACTTCGCCAGCAGATCACTAACGATATTATCAAATCTTTACAACAAGGGATCGCACCTTGGAAACAGCCGTGGTCTGCTGATCCATGCTGCGGCAGACCAACCAACGCCGTCACAAAGAAACCCTACAACGGGATTAACGTGCTGCTTCTCGGTATGCACAACAGAGATCACATGAGTCACGGTAAATTCTTCGCTACATACAAACAGTGGCAGTCAATTGGCGGACAAGTGATGGCACGACCATCGGGTGTTCCCAAGGACAAATGGGGTGCGAAAGTCGTTCTCTACAAGCCGATTTCGAAGACGAAGACCAATCGTAAGGGTGAAGAGGTCGAAGACAATTATTGCGTCATGCGTCAGTTCACTGTTTTCAATATCGATCAGGTTGAAGGCGATCATCTGGATCATTTGCGAGTCGGATTCTCTGACAATACTGATCCTGAAGTGTCGTTTCGAGAAGCTGATGAGCTAATCGCTAACACTGGTGCAGGCATCATGCACGGCGGGAACAAAGCCTTCTATGATCCTGCAATCGATGAAATCCAAATGCCGCACAAACATCAGTTTGATAGAGCGGCCTACTACGAAACTTTGTTCCATGAAATGGCACATTGGGCAGAACATCCTGACCGACTCGATTGGGATCGCAGCAAAGAAGGCAATACGTATGCGATGGGCGAACTGATTGGTGAATTATCGTGTTGCTTTGTTTGTTCTGAACTGGGCATTCCATTGACTGAAGGATTGGAAAATCACGCTGCATATATCTCCAACTGGTTGAAGGCTCTAAAGAACGATCCTTCGTTCATTTTCAAGGCTAGTACGCAGGCGTCCAAAGTAACTGACTACCTGCTGTCATTCCATCAGTCGCCGGTTGAGTCACAGTTACTCCCGGCTTGA